Proteins encoded in a region of the Candidatus Poribacteria bacterium genome:
- a CDS encoding aldolase/citrate lyase family protein has product MRKNTFRELLNADKPTVGTHIHTTWPSIVEAIGHTGLYDYVEFVGEYGPFDLYDLDNLCRAAELHNISTMIKVDQEPRGFIAQRAIGSGFQSVLYADCQNVEDVKECVRITRADTPEDGGSYGVATRRFSYMGYGGGPEYVQALRDVVNVIMIEKKGTVENLEEVLSVEGVDMIQWGGSDYSMSIGMVGQRGAPEIQEAHDRVFKTAVKMGVPPRAEIGSADDTKRYLDMGVRHFCIGTDISILYSWWREQGDGVRKALEGH; this is encoded by the coding sequence ATGAGAAAAAACACGTTTAGAGAACTACTCAACGCTGACAAACCCACGGTTGGTACACACATCCATACCACTTGGCCCTCCATCGTTGAGGCGATTGGACATACAGGTTTGTATGATTACGTGGAATTCGTAGGCGAATACGGTCCGTTTGATCTATACGATCTGGACAACCTATGTCGGGCGGCTGAACTCCACAACATCTCTACAATGATTAAAGTCGACCAAGAGCCACGCGGTTTCATTGCACAACGTGCGATCGGTTCAGGTTTCCAGAGTGTGCTTTATGCGGATTGCCAAAACGTTGAAGATGTAAAAGAATGCGTTCGTATCACGCGCGCGGATACACCAGAAGATGGGGGTAGCTATGGGGTAGCAACCCGCCGATTTTCCTATATGGGTTACGGAGGTGGGCCAGAATACGTCCAAGCTCTTCGTGATGTCGTCAACGTCATTATGATTGAGAAGAAAGGCACTGTTGAAAACCTTGAAGAGGTGTTGTCTGTTGAAGGTGTTGACATGATTCAGTGGGGTGGTTCAGACTATTCGATGAGCATCGGGATGGTCGGTCAGCGCGGTGCGCCTGAAATCCAAGAGGCACACGACCGGGTGTTCAAGACTGCCGTAAAAATGGGGGTACCACCGCGCGCCGAAATTGGAAGTGCCGACGATACGAAACGCTATCTGGATATGGGGGTTCGGCATTTCTGCATCGGCACCGACATTTCCATCCTCTATAGTTGGTGGCGGGAACAGGGTGACGGGGTAAGGAAGGCTCTTGAGGGACATTAG